One region of Endozoicomonas sp. Mp262 genomic DNA includes:
- a CDS encoding FG-GAP-like repeat-containing protein: MTHLIIRSLCIFVASFALWVSYGVEAREPVSLDNKLRLLIDNLEISGNPAKDSKIPDIQSSDLAQLGRSLFFSKALSINFDVACATCHHPLLAGGDGLSLPVGVGAIDGDHIGPGRRHDGNFYIDPEADGGPNVERNSPSTFNTAFYNFSLFYDGRVEAITWQDGSYLSTRELLDRQTQKTINPSHKALTENRSIKTPDSIFRGPDTLAGDDLLQAQARFPVTAAAEMRGLSSHFGGSSAVRSFLEKRFQGETGELKGSGWQARFRKAFERPDAPLKEVITFQNITRALAEYQRSQVFISNPWKAYLENRGDISTAAKRGALLFFSAVKDGGGGCSRCHSGDFFTNENFYNLAIPQFGRGNFVYGQDLGRHPITRNDKDMFAFRVPTLLNIEVTAPYGHTGAFTDLEGVIRHHLDPRKSVESYDFTLQHLPQFKGLDVVYPEARANTRRALKKLLEDGQMGMPQLSAENISDVVEFLKTLTDPCIKDGKCLQPWLPNESDSDKHQLTAKIPGSFNNTIKISVVSQPPSDHKTVLPVLKHVPEYAPQCKLTRHPSSGQGFSRVTNESGIAINRGFDFNTLKPSLVGDGLVVMEHLLFSGGVAAGDINGDCLSDLIINQGNAAGAIVYLNKGDGTFIPAENNWGIDDKEDLTGPMLVDLNGDRWLDLFHGNIYGASPGIWINDGSQFIRVSKPGFRVGHVTLGAGFGDVDGDGDLDAFLAHWSRPSKAEEEHLWLNNGNGLFTPGARKFRLTGHFGERDFTFTPNFPDLNNDGKVDLLSTADFMTSQVFLNKDNELFLNKTDKQVITDHNGMGAAIADFDNDGDLDWFVTSIYYPPMKNVEPDSEDYDSFANGNRLYRNDGFGEDKVTFSDVTDIAGVRKGGWGWGACAADFDNDGWLDIFHTNGLPFDASQVRKDLHYLFPVINIQGFHDVLPYETYKAFEGSVTAGLTDKQKEDLEALYYVGKKLDTLYLRGKVLDGESKLFMNKGDGTFRESSKQLGIADPGQGRGISCLDYDRDGDIDILIVNNQGSVSLYRNDFGNNNNFLTIRLRGRTPNTYGVGARIYLETASGKQMREVMIENNYISQNPVETHFGLNQDEGIDKLAVIWPDGKQQVINNVGINQIIEIDQVNK; this comes from the coding sequence ATGACTCATTTAATAATCAGGTCTCTTTGCATTTTTGTAGCGTCCTTTGCTCTTTGGGTTTCTTATGGTGTCGAAGCCCGTGAGCCAGTTTCTTTAGATAATAAGTTGCGGTTGTTAATCGATAACCTGGAGATTAGTGGGAATCCTGCCAAAGACAGTAAAATACCGGATATCCAGAGTTCTGATCTTGCTCAACTGGGTCGGTCGCTGTTTTTTAGCAAAGCCCTGAGTATTAATTTTGATGTGGCCTGTGCCACCTGCCATCATCCACTACTGGCTGGAGGTGATGGTCTTTCACTGCCGGTAGGGGTTGGTGCCATAGACGGTGATCATATCGGGCCAGGGCGTCGTCATGACGGAAATTTCTATATTGATCCTGAGGCCGATGGGGGACCTAATGTAGAAAGGAATTCTCCCTCTACTTTTAATACGGCTTTTTATAATTTTTCCCTGTTTTACGATGGCCGGGTTGAGGCTATTACCTGGCAGGATGGCTCTTATCTCTCCACGAGAGAGCTGCTTGACCGGCAGACTCAAAAAACAATAAATCCCTCTCATAAGGCTCTTACTGAAAACCGGAGTATTAAAACACCCGACAGTATTTTTAGGGGACCTGATACCCTGGCCGGGGATGATTTGTTACAGGCACAGGCACGTTTTCCAGTGACTGCGGCCGCAGAAATGAGGGGGTTATCATCCCATTTTGGCGGGAGCAGTGCCGTCAGGTCATTTCTGGAGAAAAGGTTTCAGGGGGAAACAGGTGAGCTTAAAGGCAGTGGTTGGCAAGCACGATTTCGGAAAGCATTTGAGCGACCTGATGCGCCGTTAAAAGAAGTGATCACGTTCCAGAATATAACCAGGGCATTGGCGGAATATCAGCGTTCACAGGTTTTTATCAGTAATCCCTGGAAAGCTTATCTTGAAAACAGGGGGGATATCAGTACAGCGGCTAAAAGAGGGGCGCTTTTATTTTTTTCAGCGGTCAAAGACGGCGGTGGTGGCTGTTCCCGGTGTCATTCAGGTGACTTTTTCACCAATGAAAACTTTTATAATCTGGCTATACCCCAGTTTGGTCGGGGTAATTTTGTCTATGGACAGGATTTAGGGCGTCATCCGATTACCAGAAATGATAAGGATATGTTTGCCTTCAGGGTTCCTACTCTGCTTAATATTGAAGTGACGGCGCCTTATGGTCATACAGGGGCCTTTACTGATTTGGAAGGGGTTATCAGGCATCACCTTGATCCCCGGAAAAGCGTTGAAAGCTATGACTTTACATTACAACACCTGCCTCAGTTCAAAGGACTTGATGTTGTTTATCCTGAAGCCCGCGCCAATACCCGGCGGGCATTAAAAAAGTTATTGGAAGACGGGCAAATGGGAATGCCTCAATTAAGCGCGGAAAACATCAGTGATGTTGTTGAATTTTTAAAGACTCTGACAGATCCCTGCATCAAGGACGGAAAATGCCTTCAACCCTGGCTACCCAATGAAAGTGATTCAGATAAACATCAATTGACAGCAAAAATTCCCGGTAGCTTTAATAACACTATAAAGATATCGGTCGTCAGCCAACCCCCATCAGACCACAAGACCGTCTTGCCTGTACTGAAACATGTGCCAGAGTACGCCCCTCAGTGTAAATTAACAAGGCATCCTTCTTCGGGGCAGGGCTTTTCCAGGGTAACCAATGAAAGCGGTATAGCCATCAACCGGGGGTTTGACTTTAATACCCTTAAACCATCCCTGGTAGGGGACGGTCTGGTGGTTATGGAACACCTGTTATTTTCAGGGGGCGTTGCTGCGGGGGATATTAACGGTGATTGCCTATCGGATCTGATTATTAACCAGGGGAATGCCGCAGGTGCCATTGTTTATCTGAACAAGGGCGATGGAACCTTTATTCCAGCGGAAAATAACTGGGGTATTGATGATAAAGAAGATCTGACAGGGCCGATGCTGGTGGACTTAAACGGTGACCGCTGGCTCGATTTATTTCATGGCAATATCTATGGAGCCAGTCCGGGAATCTGGATTAATGATGGCTCTCAGTTTATTCGGGTGAGCAAGCCCGGGTTCAGGGTGGGACATGTCACATTGGGGGCAGGATTTGGAGATGTAGACGGCGATGGTGATTTGGATGCCTTTTTAGCCCACTGGTCCAGGCCATCCAAGGCGGAAGAAGAGCATCTTTGGCTTAATAATGGCAATGGTTTATTTACTCCAGGCGCTCGCAAGTTTCGGTTAACCGGTCATTTTGGCGAGAGAGACTTTACTTTTACCCCGAACTTTCCTGACTTGAATAACGATGGAAAGGTTGATCTGCTATCAACGGCAGATTTTATGACAAGCCAGGTGTTTTTAAATAAAGATAATGAACTTTTTCTTAATAAAACAGACAAGCAGGTAATTACTGATCACAATGGCATGGGCGCTGCCATTGCTGACTTTGACAATGATGGCGATCTTGACTGGTTTGTTACCAGTATTTATTACCCCCCTATGAAAAACGTTGAACCGGATTCTGAGGATTATGATTCCTTTGCCAATGGCAACCGGCTATATCGCAATGACGGGTTTGGCGAAGACAAGGTCACTTTTTCTGATGTGACAGATATTGCCGGTGTCAGGAAGGGAGGATGGGGCTGGGGAGCCTGTGCGGCAGATTTTGATAATGATGGCTGGCTGGATATTTTTCATACTAATGGTCTGCCATTTGATGCTTCACAAGTCAGAAAAGATTTGCACTATTTATTTCCTGTTATAAATATTCAGGGATTCCATGACGTTTTACCGTATGAAACCTATAAGGCCTTTGAAGGTTCTGTTACTGCCGGTTTAACTGACAAGCAAAAAGAAGATCTGGAAGCCCTGTATTATGTTGGGAAAAAGCTGGATACCCTCTACCTGAGGGGTAAAGTCCTGGACGGGGAATCCAAACTCTTTATGAATAAGGGGGATGGAACCTTTCGTGAAAGTAGCAAACAGCTGGGAATTGCTGATCCTGGACAGGGGCGGGGAATCAGTTGCCTGGATTATGATAGGGATGGTGATATTGATATTCTTATTGTCAATAATCAGGGGAGTGTTTCACTCTATCGAAATGATTTTGGAAATAATAATAATTTTTTGACCATAAGACTGCGAGGTCGTACTCCCAATACTTATGGTGTAGGGGCAAGGATTTATCTTGAAACAGCCTCCGGTAAGCAGATGAGAGAGGTTATGATTGAAAATAACTATATTTCCCAAAATCCGGTGGAAACCCACTTTGGCCTGAATCAGGATGAAGGCATCGATAAGTTAGCCGTTATCTGGCCTGACGGAAAACAGCAAGTAATAAATAATGTCGGGATAAACCAAATTATAGAGATTGACCAGGTAAACAAGTGA
- a CDS encoding prepilin-type N-terminal cleavage/methylation domain-containing protein: MKNKNSGMTIVEIFIVLAIVGILIGIGYPNYIRYVTESRRTDAMAFMLEAMQRQERYFTENLEYTTQLTKLGYGSDAMITEGEAYSVRAAACLTGVTGPCVRLVATPRGIQHSRDNGLELTVDSRGRRTGIWND, from the coding sequence ATGAAAAATAAAAATAGTGGAATGACTATTGTCGAAATTTTTATCGTTCTTGCTATTGTGGGGATATTAATAGGAATAGGCTACCCAAACTATATTCGCTATGTTACAGAATCCCGACGGACGGATGCCATGGCCTTTATGCTTGAAGCGATGCAACGCCAGGAACGCTATTTTACCGAGAATCTTGAATATACCACTCAATTAACAAAGCTGGGATATGGTTCTGACGCCATGATTACTGAGGGGGAAGCTTACAGTGTCAGGGCAGCGGCTTGCCTGACCGGAGTCACCGGACCCTGTGTAAGATTGGTTGCTACCCCCAGGGGGATTCAGCATTCCCGCGATAATGGCCTGGAGCTGACTGTGGATAGCCGGGGACGGCGTACCGGAATCTGGAATGATTAA
- a CDS encoding EAL domain-containing protein translates to MKQDIRDATRLLIVDSSTEKADRLVNVFRDAGQATRAHHIQSLDELEKAFLKKQKWDLLIISQLPDDMSLSSLLKSIEHQHRDIPTIYITEYKDWDEKLEYLKTGVRNVVPPGNESMLLLLANREIENLYIRRNYRRMSIVLNESEKQRRLLLDDQLDPIVYISNGLICYANPAFYELVKVSEDHSLLGKSFADFVIDAEQEDVAEFLVGIEETGQALSVLQCSLACDDGEAIRTIIKPTSFDGAFTLSLQIKPLHKKSAVVHKKTGSRPSIFLTKKELVDQLEINLQKVVSGKDKSTLVHGSIDGLQAIHDDQGSVYSKSLEKEVESRISDVLSVKHMGVCLGGGHFLMLLNVGCETEVQNIARALTDKVAGHEFRVNDKTFNLSLSLGAIILCDTGKDAKTLLVRARHACAQAEKEGGGQLSFYKQRKVDVVKTVEKHIAMMLGQAMKTNAMTLYYQPVVNLKGSEEEYYEVLFTMTDIRGREHQATTFRPKLDNRPFWGKVDRWQFIEAIKALALKRKEGYDTRLLLHLGGFVIRDDSFLPWVNKALKATGVPSQAITMELSEANIVRYGQPALEFFKEVKNMGANTSVSEFGCSVDPLKTIESMGVDFVKLDPSFTRGLVRDDSDGEEEDEFSEVLTELLDKGKKVIVPDVQNTKALALLWHTGIDYVQGHFLQGPAQAMDYKFETNFSI, encoded by the coding sequence ATGAAACAGGATATTCGTGATGCTACCCGGCTATTGATTGTTGATTCTTCTACTGAAAAGGCTGATAGGCTGGTGAATGTATTTCGTGATGCTGGACAAGCGACACGCGCACATCATATCCAGTCACTTGATGAGCTTGAAAAAGCGTTTTTGAAAAAACAAAAATGGGATCTTCTCATCATATCCCAGCTTCCTGATGACATGTCTTTATCTTCATTGCTGAAAAGCATCGAACACCAGCATCGTGATATTCCTACCATTTATATTACTGAGTATAAAGATTGGGATGAGAAACTTGAGTATCTGAAAACGGGTGTTAGGAATGTGGTTCCTCCCGGAAATGAAAGTATGCTTTTGCTATTGGCTAATCGCGAGATAGAAAATCTTTATATCAGAAGAAATTACCGGCGAATGAGTATTGTGCTCAATGAATCGGAAAAGCAGAGAAGATTGCTGCTGGACGATCAACTGGACCCCATCGTTTATATCAGTAACGGATTGATTTGTTACGCTAACCCGGCCTTCTATGAGTTGGTTAAAGTAAGTGAAGACCACTCTTTGCTGGGTAAATCATTTGCAGATTTTGTGATTGATGCAGAGCAGGAAGATGTAGCTGAGTTTCTGGTGGGTATAGAAGAGACTGGTCAGGCTCTCTCTGTATTGCAGTGCTCTTTGGCTTGTGATGATGGTGAGGCTATCCGAACAATTATTAAGCCTACTTCATTTGATGGGGCATTTACTTTAAGCCTTCAGATTAAACCACTGCATAAAAAGAGTGCCGTTGTTCATAAAAAAACAGGGAGTAGACCCTCTATATTCCTGACTAAAAAGGAATTGGTAGATCAGCTTGAAATTAATCTTCAAAAAGTGGTTTCCGGAAAAGATAAATCAACGCTTGTGCATGGATCCATTGATGGCCTTCAAGCTATCCACGATGATCAGGGCAGTGTCTACAGTAAAAGCCTTGAGAAAGAGGTTGAAAGTAGAATTAGCGATGTATTGAGTGTGAAGCATATGGGGGTGTGCCTGGGAGGTGGACACTTTCTTATGTTGCTGAATGTTGGCTGTGAAACGGAAGTTCAGAATATTGCCAGGGCATTGACTGATAAAGTGGCAGGTCATGAGTTCAGGGTGAATGACAAGACATTTAACCTTTCCTTAAGCCTGGGGGCAATCATTCTTTGTGATACCGGAAAAGATGCAAAGACCCTGTTAGTCAGGGCCCGGCATGCTTGCGCCCAGGCAGAAAAGGAAGGAGGGGGACAGCTTTCCTTTTATAAGCAGAGAAAGGTTGATGTGGTAAAGACAGTGGAGAAACATATTGCCATGATGCTGGGGCAGGCAATGAAAACAAATGCCATGACTTTATATTATCAGCCTGTTGTCAACTTGAAAGGATCAGAAGAAGAGTATTACGAAGTGTTATTTACCATGACTGATATCCGGGGGCGCGAACATCAGGCCACCACATTCAGACCTAAACTGGATAATCGCCCCTTCTGGGGAAAGGTTGATCGCTGGCAGTTTATTGAAGCCATCAAGGCGCTGGCCTTAAAAAGAAAGGAAGGCTATGATACCCGGTTATTACTGCATTTGGGAGGATTTGTGATCAGGGATGACAGTTTTTTACCCTGGGTCAACAAAGCCTTGAAAGCCACAGGAGTCCCTTCCCAGGCCATAACAATGGAGCTGAGTGAAGCCAATATTGTTCGTTATGGTCAGCCTGCACTGGAATTTTTTAAGGAAGTAAAAAATATGGGTGCCAATACATCTGTCAGTGAATTCGGTTGTAGTGTTGATCCCCTGAAAACCATTGAATCCATGGGTGTCGACTTTGTAAAGCTTGATCCCAGCTTTACCAGGGGGTTGGTAAGAGACGATAGTGATGGTGAAGAAGAGGACGAGTTCAGTGAGGTTCTGACCGAACTGCTTGATAAGGGAAAAAAGGTTATCGTTCCTGATGTCCAGAATACCAAGGCTTTGGCTCTCCTGTGGCATACCGGTATTGATTATGTCCAGGGGCATTTTTTACAGGGTCCGGCTCAGGCCATGGACTATAAATTTGAAACTAACTTCAGTATTTAA
- a CDS encoding NAD+ synthase: MSSSLNISMAQLNLMVGDIDGNTLKVIDAAESARDNQAADLIVFPELTLCGYPPEDLLLRPSLMLRIEQAVTRLKDVRGIDLVIGLPVMGDHGLENQAVVLRDGEIICCYSKKHLPNYQVFDEKRYFTPGSAFGLFECKGVKVALGICEDLWFSGPAMAAKEAGAELIVSLNASPFHRDKQQLRRDIIRERCTETGLPIIYVNLHGGQDELVFDGGSFALNSDGDVAVAADYFKEGLYPVQFDKARGAFVKSEVRPCPDLHARVYQALVTGVRDYVNKNGFKGIVLGLSGGIDSALTLAVATDALGKERVEAVMMPYRYTSNMSLEDAEEEANLLDVDYKVLPIEPMFDAFMGTLSNEFQGLGRDTTEENLQARCRGVLLMAISNKKGYLVLTTGNKSEMAVGYATLYGDMAGGFDVLKDVPKTLIFELCEYRNRLGYVIPQRVIDRPPSAELAPDQVDEDSLPPYGQLDRMLEMYIEQDCSAEAIIAEGFDRETVYRVLRLVDINEYKRRQAPIGVRITPRGFGRDRRYPVTNGWRPGL; the protein is encoded by the coding sequence ATGTCATCATCGCTCAATATTTCCATGGCCCAGCTTAACCTAATGGTGGGTGATATTGATGGTAATACCTTAAAAGTCATAGATGCCGCAGAATCTGCAAGGGATAATCAGGCGGCCGACTTAATTGTTTTTCCAGAATTAACATTGTGTGGCTACCCCCCGGAAGATTTGTTACTAAGACCAAGCCTTATGCTTCGGATTGAGCAGGCCGTTACCCGGCTTAAAGATGTCCGTGGTATTGACCTGGTTATTGGTTTGCCGGTTATGGGAGATCATGGCCTTGAAAATCAGGCAGTGGTGTTAAGGGATGGAGAAATTATTTGTTGTTATAGCAAAAAACACTTGCCAAATTATCAGGTCTTTGATGAAAAGCGTTATTTTACCCCTGGCTCAGCCTTTGGTTTGTTTGAATGCAAGGGGGTAAAAGTAGCCCTTGGTATCTGCGAAGACTTATGGTTCTCCGGACCTGCAATGGCGGCTAAAGAAGCCGGTGCAGAACTGATTGTGAGTCTTAATGCATCCCCGTTTCACCGTGACAAGCAACAGCTGAGACGGGATATTATCCGCGAACGATGCACTGAAACCGGGCTTCCCATTATCTATGTGAACCTGCACGGTGGCCAGGATGAACTGGTTTTTGATGGTGGCTCATTTGCCCTGAATAGTGATGGGGACGTTGCCGTTGCAGCAGACTACTTTAAGGAAGGTTTGTACCCTGTTCAGTTCGATAAAGCACGGGGCGCTTTTGTAAAAAGCGAAGTCCGGCCATGTCCTGATCTGCATGCCAGGGTGTATCAGGCATTGGTAACGGGTGTTCGTGACTATGTGAACAAAAATGGCTTTAAAGGAATAGTGCTTGGCCTGTCAGGCGGGATTGATTCAGCCTTGACCCTGGCTGTTGCTACGGACGCTCTGGGTAAGGAGCGTGTTGAGGCAGTGATGATGCCCTACCGCTATACCTCCAATATGAGCCTGGAAGATGCCGAGGAAGAGGCGAACTTACTGGATGTTGACTATAAGGTGCTGCCCATTGAACCGATGTTTGATGCCTTTATGGGAACGCTAAGTAACGAGTTTCAGGGTCTTGGCCGTGATACCACGGAAGAGAACCTGCAAGCCCGGTGTCGGGGTGTATTGCTGATGGCCATTTCCAACAAGAAAGGCTATCTGGTGCTGACTACAGGCAATAAGAGTGAGATGGCCGTGGGCTATGCCACTCTGTACGGTGATATGGCCGGAGGTTTCGATGTTCTTAAGGATGTACCCAAAACTCTGATTTTTGAACTGTGTGAATACAGAAACCGTCTTGGCTATGTAATACCCCAGCGCGTTATTGACCGTCCTCCTTCAGCTGAGCTGGCACCCGACCAGGTGGATGAAGATAGCCTTCCACCTTATGGGCAGCTGGATCGAATGCTTGAGATGTATATTGAGCAGGATTGCAGTGCCGAAGCCATTATTGCGGAAGGATTTGACCGGGAAACCGTGTACCGGGTTCTGCGGCTGGTTGATATTAATGAATATAAGCGTCGACAGGCACCTATAGGGGTAAGGATAACGCCAAGGGGCTTTGGCCGGGATAGACGGTATCCTGTGACCAACGGCTGGCGTCCTGGCCTTTGA
- a CDS encoding CcdB family protein has translation MLQSDLIETESSAIVAPLDEASHYRKALKLYPQVTVDDKDWLVLIPQMAAVSKKQLGEYVASAQDSRDLLINSIDALFVGF, from the coding sequence GTGCTTCAGTCAGACCTGATAGAAACAGAAAGCTCGGCCATTGTTGCCCCTTTGGATGAGGCCAGCCATTACCGGAAAGCCCTGAAGCTTTACCCCCAAGTCACTGTTGATGACAAGGACTGGCTGGTATTAATCCCCCAGATGGCGGCTGTTTCAAAAAAACAGCTTGGCGAATATGTGGCTTCTGCACAGGATTCAAGGGATCTGCTGATCAATTCCATTGATGCTCTCTTTGTAGGATTCTGA
- the coaE gene encoding dephospho-CoA kinase (Dephospho-CoA kinase (CoaE) performs the final step in coenzyme A biosynthesis.) produces the protein MNIPVNKPLVIGITGGIGSGKTAVTDYFARQGIAIIDADIAARMVVEPGQPALDAIALRFGDTLLLPDKTLNRRKLREIIFNDIAEKEWLEKLLHPMINRLLEKQLAEAQSPYVILVSPLLVETSQHELADRVLVVDTSEAIQLERSMARDTMTEAQALKIIRSQSTREHRLGYADDVVDNSSTLEHLHESLKIYHQNYLVLSRGCR, from the coding sequence ATGAACATTCCAGTGAATAAGCCATTGGTTATCGGTATTACGGGCGGTATTGGCAGTGGAAAAACGGCTGTAACCGATTATTTTGCCCGTCAGGGCATTGCTATTATTGACGCAGATATCGCTGCCAGAATGGTTGTTGAACCCGGACAGCCCGCCCTGGATGCCATAGCCCTGCGCTTTGGCGATACCCTGCTGCTACCCGACAAAACACTGAATCGCCGGAAACTGAGAGAGATTATCTTTAATGACATCGCAGAAAAAGAGTGGCTGGAAAAACTACTGCATCCAATGATTAACCGGCTTCTTGAAAAACAGCTGGCAGAAGCCCAGTCCCCTTATGTCATTCTGGTTTCACCACTGCTTGTTGAAACATCACAGCATGAATTAGCTGATAGAGTACTGGTGGTTGACACGTCCGAAGCCATTCAACTGGAACGCTCAATGGCAAGGGATACCATGACAGAAGCCCAGGCCCTCAAAATCATCCGAAGTCAGTCCACCCGGGAACACCGGCTGGGTTATGCTGATGATGTTGTCGATAATAGTAGCACCCTGGAACACCTGCATGAGAGCCTGAAAATTTATCACCAGAACTATCTGGTGTTGTCCAGGGGGTGTAGGTAA
- a CDS encoding A24 family peptidase — MTLPDLLGHQPFYLFFLFSIVVGLIVGSFLNVVIHRLPIMLEKQWHKESKITLFPDCEEEDSAPYNLAIPSSHCPQCHHKIRPWENIPIISYLLLKGRCSSCKTRISIRYPAIELITALLTLTICWKFGFSAEALAYCLFAWSLLALAMIDFDTKLLPDAITLPLIWAGLIVNSFDTAVSLHEALWGAVAGYLSLWSVYWLFKLVTGKEGMGYGDFKLLAALGAWLGWSMLPMIILLSSLAGTAIALILIALKLHQRSNPIPFGPYLALAGLIALMGGDQIIQTYVQMMGI, encoded by the coding sequence ATGACGCTGCCTGACTTGCTGGGGCACCAGCCTTTTTATCTGTTTTTTTTATTTTCCATTGTTGTGGGCCTGATCGTTGGCAGTTTTCTTAATGTTGTGATTCACCGGCTTCCCATTATGCTGGAAAAGCAGTGGCACAAGGAAAGTAAAATCACTCTTTTCCCGGACTGTGAAGAGGAGGACTCTGCCCCTTATAACCTGGCTATTCCCTCTTCACACTGTCCCCAGTGTCATCATAAAATTCGGCCCTGGGAAAATATTCCCATTATCAGTTACCTCCTGCTCAAAGGTCGCTGTTCTTCCTGTAAAACCCGTATTTCAATACGCTACCCGGCTATTGAACTTATTACTGCTTTACTGACACTGACCATTTGCTGGAAGTTTGGTTTTTCTGCGGAAGCACTGGCCTACTGCCTTTTTGCCTGGAGCCTGCTGGCGCTGGCCATGATTGACTTTGATACCAAGCTATTGCCTGATGCCATTACCCTGCCCCTGATTTGGGCGGGGCTGATAGTTAACAGTTTTGATACTGCGGTTTCCCTCCATGAGGCCCTTTGGGGTGCGGTGGCAGGCTATCTATCCCTGTGGTCTGTATACTGGCTATTTAAACTGGTAACAGGAAAGGAGGGCATGGGCTACGGTGACTTTAAACTACTGGCCGCCCTGGGTGCCTGGCTTGGCTGGAGTATGCTGCCAATGATCATTCTGCTTTCGTCGTTAGCAGGTACGGCTATCGCCCTGATTTTGATTGCGCTGAAGTTACACCAGCGCTCAAATCCTATACCCTTTGGTCCCTATCTCGCCCTGGCTGGATTGATTGCCTTAATGGGGGGAGATCAGATTATCCAGACCTATGTTCAAATGATGGGAATTTAA
- a CDS encoding DUF350 domain-containing protein, translating to MLPVTHYIAGFPLFIAYFFIALALTSAYAFIYTRITPHDEIALIKDNKSAASIAFSGSLLGFVFPLASVITHSIDIVDMLIWGTVALAIQLFAFFGLRLFFPKISECIANNEMATGIWLGTVSLSAGLLNAACLTY from the coding sequence ATGCTGCCTGTCACCCATTATATAGCTGGCTTCCCTCTTTTTATTGCCTATTTTTTTATCGCCCTGGCGCTCACCAGCGCTTATGCTTTTATTTATACCCGCATTACCCCCCATGACGAAATAGCCCTGATAAAAGACAATAAATCAGCGGCATCCATTGCTTTCTCGGGAAGTTTACTTGGCTTTGTATTTCCACTGGCCAGTGTTATTACTCACTCTATCGATATAGTGGACATGTTAATCTGGGGAACGGTTGCCCTGGCCATACAACTCTTCGCCTTCTTTGGTTTACGGCTTTTTTTTCCAAAAATTTCCGAGTGTATCGCCAACAACGAAATGGCAACGGGCATTTGGCTGGGAACGGTCTCCCTTTCAGCTGGCCTGCTTAATGCCGCTTGCCTCACCTATTGA
- a CDS encoding PspA/IM30 family protein has product MKIWSKVITALKGATNEVGEAIADNNALRILDQEIREASDQLQHSKTQLASIMAKHKLATHKCTELQDKIAEYEAYAIKALEQGNKALAKEVAGKIADYETQLGSDQELEKSFAESVSCLKKAIAESESNLRRLKQQVDTVKATESVQKAQESCAARHSGVNSKMATATDSLERIKRRQAERAAQMEAASEIAGDTVEADLQSKLKAAGITKDSSDAHAVLERLKAKQKSPA; this is encoded by the coding sequence ATGAAGATCTGGAGCAAAGTCATTACCGCCCTAAAAGGTGCAACTAACGAAGTGGGTGAGGCTATTGCCGATAATAACGCGCTTCGTATTCTCGACCAGGAAATCCGTGAGGCCAGCGACCAACTGCAACACTCCAAAACCCAGCTGGCCAGCATTATGGCAAAGCACAAACTGGCTACCCATAAATGCACTGAACTTCAGGATAAAATAGCAGAATACGAAGCCTATGCCATCAAGGCACTGGAGCAAGGTAATAAAGCGCTGGCAAAAGAAGTAGCTGGTAAAATTGCAGACTATGAAACTCAGCTAGGCTCAGACCAGGAACTGGAAAAAAGCTTTGCCGAAAGTGTTAGCTGCTTAAAAAAAGCTATCGCTGAATCTGAATCAAACCTCCGTCGTCTGAAGCAGCAAGTTGACACGGTAAAAGCCACTGAATCCGTGCAAAAAGCTCAGGAATCCTGTGCGGCAAGGCACAGTGGTGTAAATTCAAAAATGGCCACAGCCACAGATTCCCTTGAGCGCATTAAACGCCGCCAGGCTGAACGAGCTGCTCAAATGGAAGCCGCCAGTGAAATAGCCGGAGATACAGTGGAAGCTGATTTACAGAGTAAACTCAAAGCTGCCGGAATTACCAAAGACAGTTCAGATGCCCATGCTGTTCTTGAGCGCCTTAAAGCGAAACAAAAGTCTCCAGCCTAA